GCGCCTGCGCCTCTTCCCCGATGAGGACGTGCCCCTCTCCGCTCTCGAGTTCCTCGCCACCGGCGGCTTCGGGGCCTTTCCGTGGATCGTGCCGGCCGCGCTGATGCTGGTGGCGCTGGGGCGGCGGCGCGCCTGGCGGGACCCCGGCGAGATGCCCTGGGTGGCGCTCGCCCTCTGGGTCGCGGGCACCTTCGCCGCGGTCCTGGCGGTGCCCTTCCGGCTGCCCCATTACGCGCTGCCGGCCTATCCCGCCGTGGCGCTCCTGGCGGCTCGCTGGTGGCGCGAGCGGGCCCGGGACGGGCGAGGGACCGTCCGGCTCCACCTGGCGCTCTTCGCGCTCCTCGCCTGCGGCCTCGGCCTGGCGGCCGCGAGCGATGGCCGCGCGTTCAGCGACGCCGTCTTCGGGATCTCGGACGTCTACACCCGCAAGGAGGCCGCCGCGGGCCAGGCTTCCCCCTATCCCGCCTGGGCCGCGCTCCAGCCGCTCGTGGCGCGCGCGGCCCTCGTCTTCGCGGCGGGGAGCCTCGGGCTCCTGGCCGCGGCCTGGCGCCGGAGCGCGCGGGTGGGCCTTGTCGCGGTGACGGCCACCATGCTCGCGCTCGTGCCCGCCGTGGAGAGCGCCGCGGGGCGCCTGGCGGAGGCCCGCGCGGTGTCCGGGCTCGCCGAGGAGGTGAAGCGTCTCGGCCGGAGCGGAGCCGTCGTCATCCACGAGGGGCCCCTCGAGAACTCGGGCGCCCTCGAGTTCTACTCCGGCCGGCGGCCGATCCTCCTCGACGCGCGCCGCAGCGTCCTCGGCTTCGGCGCCACCTTCCCCGAGGCGGCCGCCGCCTTCTGGGGCGAAGAGCGCTTCGGCCGCGAGTGGCTCTCGGGTCGCCCGCTCCTCCTCCTGACCCCGCGCGCCCCCGCCGGGAGCCTCGTCCGCTCGCTCCCCGACGGAAGCGCGCGCCTCCTCGCCGCCCGCAACGGCCGCTGGCTCTACGCCAACGCCGCGGCCACCCGCCTGGCCGCTCCGCTTGCCGC
The sequence above is a segment of the Candidatus Rokuibacteriota bacterium genome. Coding sequences within it:
- a CDS encoding glycosyltransferase family 39 protein; translated protein: MGMLRSPGAAAVGAALLALLLLLPGLGAAPFDDPGEGQHAEIAREAWATGDWLTLRLGGVRYFDKPPLLYALGAAAFTVWGPSEWAARLAPVLGAAAAAAATALLGARLMAPAWGVLAGAALLSCALFAFFGRYVRPETLFAAAIQWGLAGLLLGASRPAGARAWSLVGCAALGAAALAKDPLGLLGPLAAVGGALWLGGRLRPLGAWLPPAGLALALTLGLGWYALAGLRNPGFLWYTVVDNHLLNVARLRLFPDEDVPLSALEFLATGGFGAFPWIVPAALMLVALGRRRAWRDPGEMPWVALALWVAGTFAAVLAVPFRLPHYALPAYPAVALLAARWWRERARDGRGTVRLHLALFALLACGLGLAAASDGRAFSDAVFGISDVYTRKEAAAGQASPYPAWAALQPLVARAALVFAAGSLGLLAAAWRRSARVGLVAVTATMLALVPAVESAAGRLAEARAVSGLAEEVKRLGRSGAVVIHEGPLENSGALEFYSGRRPILLDARRSVLGFGATFPEAAAAFWGEERFGREWLSGRPLLLLTPRAPAGSLVRSLPDGSARLLAARNGRWLYANAAATRLAAPLAADGRSEVR